Proteins encoded together in one Penicillium digitatum chromosome 1, complete sequence window:
- a CDS encoding Beta-galactosidase codes for MKLSSSWAVVGLAAQAAGAAISHSVNGFTITEHPDPVKRDLLQKYVTWDDKSLFVNGERLMLFSGEIHPYRLPVPSLWIDVLQKVKALGFNCVSFYTDWALLEGKPGEYTAEGVFALEPFFDAAKEAGIYLLARPGPHINAEVSGGGFPGWIQRVNGTLRTSDEAYLKATDNYVAHVAATLAKGQITNGGPIILYQPENEYSGACCGYTGFPDGAYMQYVEDQARKAGIVVPFINNDASPGGHNAPGTGKGAVDIYGHDSYPLGFDCANPSTWPAGNLPTNFYTTHMRQSPSTPYSLVEFQGGAFDPWGGVGFTKCAALLNHEFERVFYKNNLSFRVAFLNLYMIFGGTNWGNLGHPGGYTSYDYGSPITESRNITREKYSELKLIGNFAKVSPAYLVSTPGDLTTSKYTNSSDLAVTPLLGGNNTASSFFVIRHSDYASQASVDYQLNVPTSAGELIIPQLGGSLTLSGRDSKIHVVDYDVAGTNILYSSAEVFTWTKSGKSKILVLYGGPGEHHELAVSSESKASVIEGSSASITTKQMGKAVVIGWDVSTTRRIVQVGDLQIILLDRNSAYNYWVPQLPNNGTSPGYSSQKTAPSSLIVKAGYLVRTAYVQGNDLHLTADFNTTTPIEVIGAPSNTKSLIINGNQAQINVDKNGIWSSSVAYTAPTIDLPSLKSLEWKSIDTLPEIQSSYDDSAWVPANRPTKNSDHKLKTPTSLFSSDYSFHTGTLLFRGHFVATGDEKTFSVQTQGGSAFGSAVWLNESHIGSWAGISIDADHNGTYTLPALEKGMSYVFTVVIDNMGLNENWVVGEEQMKLPRGILNYELSDHSASDLSWKLTGNLGGEDYLDKVRGPLNEGGLYAERQGFHQTQPPTQNWKSDSPFDGLSAPGIKFYSASFDLNIEKGWDVPLYFNFGNTTSAAAYRVQLYVNGYQYAKYVNNIGPQTSFPVPEGILNYQGTNYLGLSLWVLESDGAKLESLDLVYTTPVLTTLKVESVDQPKYRMRQGAY; via the exons ATGAAGCTTTCGTCTTCTTGGGCTGTTGTTGGTCTAGCGGCCCAGGCCGCTGGTGCTGCCATTAGCCATTCGGTGAATGGATTTACCATCACTGAGCACCCGGACCCTGTCAAGAGGGACTTACTCCAGAAATAT GTTACTTGGGATGACAAGTCTCTCTTTGTCAATGGGGAGAGACTCATGCTCTTTAGTGGTGAAATTCACCCATATCG TTTGCCTGTCCCATCTCTGTGGATCGATGTGCTCCAAAAAGTCAAGGCTCTAGGATTCAACTGCGTTTCTTTCTATACAGACTGGGCTCTGCTGGAAGGTAAGCCAGGTGAGTATACTGCTGAGGGAGTCTTCGCCCTGGAGCCATTTTTCGACGCCGCCAAAGAGGCTGGTATCTATCTTCTGGCCCGTCCTGGTCCTCACATCAATGCCGAAGTATCTGGTGGAGGTTTCCCAGGATGGATTCAGCGCGTCAATGGAACTCTGCGAACTAGTGATGAAGCGTACCTGAAAGCAACAGACAA CTACGTTGCCCATGTTGCCGCAACTCTAGCCAAGGGTCAAATCACAAATGGAGGACCTATTATTCTTTATCAACCCGAGAACGAGTACAGTGGCGCGTGCTGTGGATACACCGGTTTCCCAGACGGAGCTTATATGCAATATGTGGAGGACCAGGCTCGCAAGGCTGGAATAGTTGTCCCTTTTATCAACAACGATGCCTCTCCTGGCGGCCACAATGCCCCTGGAACTGGCAAGGGTGCTGTAGATATCTACGGACATGACAGCTACCCTCTCGGCTTTGACTGCGCAAACCCTTCTACCTGGCCAGCGGGTAATCTGCCCACTAATTTCTATACCACACACATGAGACAGAGTCCCTCCACCCCATATTCTCTGGTTGAG TTCCAAGGCGGTGCCTTTGATCCATGGGGAGGTGTCGGGTTCACAAAATGTGCTGCCCTCCTGAACCATGAGTTCGAGAGAGTGTTCTATAAGAACAATCTCAGCTTCCGAGTTGCATTCCTCAACTTGTACATG ATCTTTGGTGGCACCAATTGGGGCAACCTGGGCCACCCCGGTGGATACACATCCTATGACTATGGTTCCCCGATTACTGAATCTCGCAACATCACCCGCGAGAAATATAGCGAGCTGAAGCTGATTGGAAACTTTGCTAAAGTGTCACCGGCATACCTTGTATCAACACCAGGAGACTTGACTACTTCCAAGTACACCAACTCGTCTGATCTGGCCGTGACTCCCCTGCTCGGAGGCAATAATACcgcttcttccttcttcgtTATTCGACACTCTGACTACGCAAGCCAAGCGTCAGTCGACTATCAGCTCAATGTTCCTACCAGTGCCGGTGAATTAATCATTCCCCAGCTTGGAGGAAGCCTAACTCTGAGCGGCCGTGATTCTAAGATTCATGTCGTTGACTATGATGTGGCTGGCACTAATATCCTCTACTCCTCTGCTGAGGTCTTTACCTGGACGAAGTCTGGTAAATCGAAGATTCTTGTGCTCTACGGCGGCCCTGGCGAGCATCATGAGTTGGCTGTCTCTTCTGAGTCTAAGGCCTCTGTTATTGAAGGGTCATCAGCAAGCATCACCACCAAGCAGATGGGCAAGGCGGTTGTTATCGGCTGGGATGTCTCTACCACTCGCCGTATCGTGCAAGTTGGTGATTTGCAGATTATTCTTCTAG ATCGAAACTCTGCTTACAACTACTGGGTTCCTCAGCTCCCAAACAATGGCACAAGCCCTGGGTATAGCTCCCAAAAGACTGCCCCTTCATCTCTCATCGTCAAGGCCGGCTACCTCGTGCGTACCGCTTATGTGCAGGGCAACGACCTTCATCTCACTGCTGATTtcaacaccaccaccccgaTTGAGGTGATCGGCGCTCCGTCCAACACCAAGAGCCTTATCATCAACGGCAACCAAGCGCAGATCAATGTCGACAAGAACGGGATCTGGTCTAGCAGCGTCGCTTACACAGCACCGACAATCGATCTTCCGTCCCTGAAGAGTCTGGAGTGGAAGTCGATTGATACTCTGCCCGAGATCCAGAGCTCGTACGATGATTCCGCATGGGTTCCAGCAAACAGACCTACCAAAAACAGCGACCATAAACTCAAGACCCCAACCTCGCTGTTCTCCTCTGACTACAGCTTCCACACGGGAACCCTCCTCTTCCGGGGCCACTTCGTCGCAACCGGGGATGAGAAGACTTTCTCCGTGCAGACTCAGGGTGGCAGCGCGTTCGGTAGCGCGGTATGGCTGAACGAGAGCCACATAGGATCATGGGCCGGAATTTCCATCGACGCCGACCACAACGGAACCTACACACTCCCCGCCCTGGAGAAGGGCATGTCGTACGTGTTCACCGTAGTTATAGACAACATGGGCCTGAACGAAAACTGGGTCGTTGGTGAAGAGCAGATGAAGCTTCCCCGTGGTATCCTCAACTACGAGTTGTCCGACCACTCCGCGAGTGACCTTAGCTGGAAGCTGACTGGCAACCTCGGCGGCGAGGATTACCTGGACAAGGTACGCGGCCCGCTCAATGAGGGTGGTCTCTACGCCGAGCGTCAGGGATTCCACCAGACCCAGCCGCCGACCCAAAACTGGAAATCCGATAGTCCCTTCGATGGCCTGTCAGCACCTGGAATCAAGTTCTACAGCGCGAGCTTTGATTTGAACATCGAGAAGGGTTGGGATGTTCCTCTCTACTTTAACTTTGGGAACACCACATCGGCGGCAGCTTACCGTGTCCAGCTCTATGTCAATGGGTACCAGTACGCCAAGTATGTGAACAATATTGGTCCCCAGACGAGCTTCCCTGTTCCCGAGGGTATTCTCAACTACCAGGGTACCAACTATTTGGGGTTGAGTCTGTGGGTGCTTGAGTCGGATGGT
- a CDS encoding Methyltransferase (Ncl1), putative, with the protein MGKRGGKKGGKGRGGGGGGGAGRTRSQWQDITRENEKFERYYNEPEFLPEEEKDVFWATMRKDLPNSFRFTGSRGHALAVQQRLKDHHIPEITSIKYEDEFVEPPRPVSWYPDQLAWSMTTPKNVIRRFAPFSKFQKFLVAETDVGNISRQEVVSMIPPLLIDARPGMTVLDMCAAPGSKSAQLMELLHAGEEDAIAQVTEQVKNGTAGPEPLGPEGLNDDGRSTGLLIANDSDYKRAHMLIHQMKRLSSPNLIVTNHDATMFPSIKLPPLPTADGSKPKNRYLKFDRILADVPCSGDGTARKNVGVWKDWTPGNALGLHSTQSRILVRALQMLKVGGRVVYSTCSLNPVENEAVVASAIERCGGAANVKIIDCSQELPGLKRASGLKNWKVMDREGRMWNNWQEIEDHRDQEGINGLARLAEGMFAPTGEAANLPLDRCMRVYPHQQDTGGFFITVLEKTSEIKAKPESSNVIPKASVAALAAELDSKKNEVEGKPLEKLESLDELVTPDQQAQEELAKNASVAEAAHQLPYSATLDASTPVSLMKRDADDLEEELPAKRTKLHDGSEVLVGDRPVHAPAPAVGTGIDTPVDSTPPTSAATTQPFKKRGPRQEEPFKYLDPNHEELLPIYEFYKLSERFPRDRFMVRNAEGLPTRTVYYTSALGRDILTCNEGQGLKFVHCGVKMFVKQDAQRENVCRWRVQTDGLKIAEPWLGPERSVILTKRETLRRLLVEMFPKVNDDGWKNLGEIGEQVKDIPMGCSILRVQATGEEDGLPEAMVLPLWRSLHSLNLMLPKEERRAMLLRIFNDSTPLINTTQKQSGKTEPTADAEDVALKEENVEVGQEAQDDVDDRETYTKDGDEEDRFNTTV; encoded by the exons ATGGGAAAACGCGGCGGTAAAAAG GGTGGTAAAGGccgcggcggcggcggcggcggcggcgcaGGCCGTACGCGCTCTCAATGGCAGGATATCACCAGAGAGAACGAGAAGTTCGAACGCTACTACAATGAGCCCGAGTTCCTTCCGGAGGAGGAAAAGGATGTTTTTTGGGCTACCATGCGCAAGGATCTTCCTAACAGCTTCCGTTTCACCGGCTCTCGAGG ACATGCGTTGGCCGTCCAGCAGCGTCTTAAGGACCACCACATCCCCGAAATCACTTCTATCAAATACGAGGACGAATTCGTTGAGCCACCCCGCCCAGTTTCATGGTACCCCGATCAGCTCGCTTGGTCCATGACCACTCCTAAGAATGTTATTCGTCGATTTGCGCCTTTTTCTAAGTTCCAAAAGTTCCTTGTCGCCGAGACTGACGTCGGAAATATCAGTCGCCAGGAGGTTGTTAGCATGATTCCTCCTCTCCTCATCGATGCTAGGCCTGGAATGACTGTGTTGGATATGTGCGCTGCACCGGGCAGTAAGTCTGCGCAGCTTATGGAACTGCTTCACGCAGGTGAGGAAGATGCCATTGCCCAAGTCACTGAACAGGTCAAGAACGGCACTGCTGGACCCGAACCCCTCGGCCCCGAAGGACTGAATGACGACGGCCGAAGCACGGGCCTATTGATTGCCAACGACAGCGACTACAAACGCGCTCATATGCTTATTCACCAGATGAAGCGCCTGAGTTCGCCCAACCTAATCGTTACCAACCACGATGCCACAATgttcccttccatcaagctGCCTCCCCTGCCCACTGCCGATGGCAGCAAGCCAAAGAACAGATACTTGAAGTTTGACCGCATCCTGGCAGACGTTCCTTGCTCTGGCGATGGTACCGCACGCAAGAACGTCGGCGTCTGGAAGGACTGGACCCCTGGCAACGCTTTGGGACTTCACAGCACGCAGTCTCGGATATTGGTTCGCGCCCTGCAGATGCTGAAGGTCGGTGGACGGGTCGTCTACTCAACCTGCAGTCTGAACCCTGTGGAGAacgaggctgttgttgccTCTGCAATTGAACGCTGCGGCGGCGCTGCCAACGTCAAGATCATCGACTGCAGCCAGGAGTTGCCCGGCCTCAAGAGAGCCTCCGGCCTGAAAAACTGGAAGGTGATGGATCGTGAGGGCCGCATGTGGAACAACTGGCAGGAGATTGAGGACCACCGAGATcaggagggcatcaatgGTCTTGCCAGACTTGCAGAGGGCATGTTTGCCCCGACAGGCGAGGCCGCCAACCTGCCGCTTGACCGATGCATGCGTGTCTATCCTCACCAGCAAGACACTGGCGGTTTCTTCATCACAGTTCTTGAGAAGACCTCCGAGATCAAGGCTAAGCCGGAGAGCAGCAACGTCATCCCCAAGGCTTCCGTCGCAGCTCTCGCCGCGGAGCTTGATTCTAAGAAGAACGAAGTAGAGGGAAAGCCCCTGGAGAAGCTCGAGTCGCTGGATGAATTGGTCACTCCCGACCAACAGGCCCAGGAGGAACTCGCCAAGAATGCTTCCGTTGCCGAGGCCGCCCACCAACTTCCGTACTCTGCTACTCTTGATGCATCGACCCCTGTTTCTCTCATGAAGCGGGATGCAGATGATCTTGAAGAGGAACTTCCTGCTAAGAGGACTAAGCTCCACGATGGTAGCGAGGTCCTTGTCGGCGACCGCCCTGTTCACGCCCCAGCGCCTGCAGTGGGAACTGGTATTGACACGCCTGTTGATAGCACACCTCCCACCTCCGCGGCTACTACACAACCTTTCAAGAAGAGAGGTCCCCGCCAAGAGGAGCCGTTCAAGTACCTGGATCCCAACCACGAGGAGCTTCTTCCCATCTATGAATTCTACAAGTTGTCGGAGCGATTCCCCCGTGACCGTTTCATGGTCCGCAATGCCGAAGGTCTCCCTACCCGCACAGTTTACTACACCAGTGCCCTAGGACGTGACATTCTCACCTGCAATGAAGGCCAGGGCTTGAAGTTCGTCCACTGCGGTGTGAAGATGTTCGTTAAGCAGGATGCACAGCGGGAGAACGTCTGCAGATGGCGTGTTCAGACCGATGGCCTGAAAATCGCCGAGCCTTGGCTGGGCCCTGAGCGGTCAGTCATCCTGACCAAGCGGGAGACTCTGCGCCGTCTCCTCGTGGAGATGTTCCCTAAGGTCAATGACGATGGCTGGAAGAATCTGGGCGAGATTGGCGAGCAAGTCAAGGATATCCCCATGGGTTGCAGTATTCTTCGCGTTCAAGCGACCGGCGAAGAAGATGGTCTTCC CGAGGCCATGGTTCTGCCCTTGTGGCGATCTCTCCATTCCTTGAACCTGATGCTTCCCAAGGAAGAGCGCCGGGCCATGTTGCTGCGTATTTTCAATGACTCCACCCCTCTTATCAATACCACCCAGAAGCAGAGTGGTAAGACCGAACCGACCGCTGACGCTGAGGACGTTGCACTGAAGGAGGAGAATGTCGAGGTTGGACAGGAAGCGCAGGACGATGTGGATGATCGTGAGACATACACCAAGGATGGCGATGAGGAGGATCGCTTCAACACCACCGTGTAA
- a CDS encoding tRNA (C5-cytosine) methyltransferase, NCL1: MERFSTLPAELRQLIWEFAVPSRVIEIGEPCDPDILPEEDLRKAWIHNRKYPAIAHVCWESRRIVLAKFKLPKGLTLAPDCLTDARWWWKSTDIIHFNAPEIIAATQRRRLEDDLLDLIKVHILCKKVSISADVVHPFLRFRTRSDFSQSLVWEVLISTKTCIISLHTVCIRATKEQARELGLFGNGDEPAQLIDPFDKTAIKRFRQLWTNTKQEVSSVKFFDTINTERFTFRVERWLAEMAAEYIDFKWTNPPFPTPGPQFITEGLRRYPSQRHNPDTKQYLVEFPTLELRIMFRLCPSEAVDPVIT, encoded by the coding sequence ATGGAGCGATTCTCCACTCTGCCAGCCGAGTTGCGCCAGCTGATTTGGGAGTTTGCCGTTCCATCACGAGTCATTGAGATTGGAGAGCCGTGCGACCCAGATATCTTACCAGAGGAAGACCTCAGAAAAGCATGGATTCACAACAGGAAGTATCCAGCCATTGCTCATGTCTGCTGGGAATCCCGCCGAATCGTTTTGGCCAAATTCAAGCTTCCCAAAGGCCTAACTCTTGCGCCAGATTGTTTGACAGACGCTCGATGGTGGTGGAAGTCTACCGACATAATTCACTTCAATGCTCCTGAGATTATTGCAGCCACTCAAAGACGCAGATTAGAGGATGACTTGCTCGACTTGATCAAGGTTCATATTCTATGCAAGAAGGTCTCTATCAGTGCGGATGTAGTCCACCCTTTTTTGCGTTTCCGTACCAGGTCCGATTTCTCACAGTCGTTGGTATGGGAAGTACTTATCTCAACGAAGACATGCATTATCTCCCTACACACTGTCTGTATTCGAGCCACCAAAGAGCAAGCTCGGGAGCTGGGTCTCTTTGGCAACGGTGACGAGCCAGCACAGTTGATCGACCCGTTTGACAAGACAGCCATCAAGCGATTCAGACAGCTCTGGACGAACACAAAACAAGAAGTATCTTCAGTCAAGTTCTTCGACACAATCAACACCGAAAGATTCACATTTCGAGTCGAAAGATGGCTCGCGGAGATGGCAGCGGAGTACATTGATTTCAAATGGACCAATCCACCGTTCCCAACCCCAGGACCACAGTTTATAACTGAAGGACTTCGTCGGTACCCATCTCAAAGACACAATCCTGACACTAAACAATATCTTGTCGAATTTCCCACTCTGGAATTGAGGATCATGTTTCGGCTCTGCCCATCTGAAGCAGTCGATCCTGTGATTACGTAA
- a CDS encoding Peptidase M16, core, translated as MASRRLAFNLNQALRTRAALKSIQPVKRGFASPVALPSTTQSTTLSNGFTIATDHSPWAQTSTVGVWIDAGSRAETDKTNGTAHFLEHLAFKGTNKRSQHQLELEIENMGAHLNAYTSRENTVYYAKAFNNDVPKAVDILADILQNSKLEAGAIERERDVILREQEEVDKQLEEVVFDHLHATAYQAQPLGRTILGPKENIQTITRDNLTDYIKTNYTADRMVLVGAGGIPHEQLVRLAEEHFGSLPSKAPTSAALALTAEQKRTPEFIGSEVRLRDDTIPSAHIALAVEGVSWKDDDYFTALVTQAIVGNWDRAMGQSPFLGSKLSSHVSHHNLANSFMSFSTSYSDTGLWGIYLVSENLTQLDDLIHFTLREWSRLCNNVTSAEVERAKAQLKASILLSLDGTTAVAEDIGRQIITTGRRLTAEDIERTVSQITEKDVMDFATRKLWDQDLAMSAVGSIEGILDYQRIRGDMSRMIS; from the exons ATGGCTTCTCGGCGCCTTGCTTTCAACCTGAACCAGGCTCTCCGTACTCGTGCGGCCCTGAAGTCCATCCAACCCGTGAAGCGTGGCTTTGCGTCGCCGGTTGCGTTGCCGTCCACCACCCAGTCCACTACCCTCTCCAACGGATTCACG ATCGCCACTGATCACTCGCCATGGGCCCAGACCTCGACGGTCGGCGTGTGGATCGATGCCGGTAGCCGGGCAGAGACTGACAAGACCAACGGAACTGCACACTTCCTTGAGCACCTTGCCTTCAAG GGCACCAACAAGCGCTCCCAGCACCAATTGGAGCTTGAGATCGAGAACATGGGCGCTCACCTTAACGCCTACACTTCG AGGGAGAACACTGTCTACTACGCCAAGGCCTTTAACAACGATGTCCCCAAGGCCGTCGACATCCTCGCCGATATCCTTCAGAACTCCAAGCTCGAGGCTGGTGCCATTGAGCGCGAGCGCGATGTGATCCTTCGCGAGCAGGAGGAGGTTGACAAGCAGCTCGAGGAGGTTGTTTTCGACCACCTTCACGCCACCGCTTACCAGGCCCAGCCCCTTGGCCGCACCATCCTCGGCCCCAAGGAGAATATCCAAACCATCACCCGGGACAACCTGACCGACTACATCAAGACCAACTACACTGCTGACCGCATGGTCCTGGTCGGTGCCGGTGGCATTCCTCACGAGCAGCTCGTGAGACTCGCCGAGGAGCACTTCGGTAGCCTCCCCAGCAAGGCCCCTACCTCCGCTGCCCTGGCCCTCACTGCTGAGCAGAAGCGCACTCCGGAGTTCATCGGTTCCGAAGTCCGTCTCCGCGACGACACCATCCCCTCCGCTCACATTGCTCTCGCCGTCGAGGGTGTTAGCTGGAAGGATGATGATTACTTCACCGCTCTGGTTACCCAAGCCATCGTCGGCAACTGGGACCGTGCCATGGGCCAGTCGCCCTTCCTCGGCAGCAAGCTCAGCTCCCACGTCAGCCACCACAACCTCGCTAACAGCTTCATGAGCTTCTCCACCAGCTACAGCGACACCGG TCTCTGGGGTATCTACCTTGTCAGCGAGAACCTTACTCAGCTCGATGACCTGATTCACTTCACTCTTCGCGAGTGGTCTCGCCTGTGCAACAACGTCACCTCCGCCGAGGTTGAGCGTGCCAAGGCCCAGCTTAAGGCTTCCATCCTCCTGTCTCTCGATGGCACCACCGCCGTCGCTGAGGACATTGGCCGCCAGATCATCACTACTGGCCGCCGCCTGACCGCCGAGGATATTGAGCGTACTGTCAGCCAGATCACCGAGAAGGATGTCATGGACTTCGCTACCCGCAAGCTGTGGGATCAGGACCTCGCCATGAGCGCTGTCGGCAGCATCGAGGGTATCCTCGACTACCAGCGCATCCGTGGAGACATGTCCCGCATGATCTCTTAA
- a CDS encoding NAD-dependent epimerase/dehydratase, translating into MTVTGIDIVESEVPESTARHAKPPQLFYILHGIMSGGSKAKFELGIRDKLPTSFSYGSQKIIVETLLSDYSRRGFLDDRSVRLPTVTVRAGKPAQAASSFASEIIREPFHGTFGESRSINLPGLNVSIQQMLDALLKIGGKERRDPVEEKYDAATDKFVKSLIDSSI; encoded by the exons ATGACCGTGACTGGCATTGATATCGTTGAGTCCGAGGTCCCAGAGTCAACTGCACGGCACGCGAAGCCGCCTCAGCTGT TTTACATCCTCCACGGCATCATGTCCGGTGGCTCCAAGGCCAAATTCGAGCTGGGCATTCGC GACAAACTTCCCACCTCCTTCTCATATGGATCGCAGAAAATCATTGTTGAGACACTGCTGAGCGACTACTCGCGGCGCGGGTTCCTGGATGACCGGTCTGTGCGTCTGCCCACGGTGACAGTGAGAGCTGGCAAGCCCGCGCAGGCCGCCAGTAGTTTTGCTAGTGAGATAATCCGTGAGCCCTTCCATG GGACATTTGGAGAATCAAGATCTATTAATCTTCCCGGGTTGAATGTTAGTATTCAGCAGATGTTGGATGCTTTGCTGAAAATTGGTGGTAAGGAGCGTCGCGATCCCGTTGAGGAGAAGTATGATGCTGCTACCGACAAGTTTGTGAAGTCATTGATTGACTCCTCGATTTGA
- a CDS encoding Fibrillarin — protein MSSFAPRGRGGFGGDRGGRGGGRGGFGDRGGRGGGRGGFGGRGGGRGGFGDRGGRGGGRGAPRGGRGAPRGGRGAPRGGGGARGGAKVVIEPHRHAGIFVARGGKEDMLVTKNLTPGTAVYGEKRISVEGPSTEDGTVTKNEFRVWNPFRSKLAAGVLGGLDDIYMKPGSKVLYIGAASGTSVSHVADIVGPTGNVYAVEFSHRSGRDLIGMATHRTNVIPIVEDARHPLRYRMLVPMVDVIFADVAQPDQARIVGLNAHMFLKAEGGVIVSIKANCIDSTAKPEVVFAKEVQKMREEKIKPKEQLTLEPFERDHCIVAGIYKRTAA, from the exons ATGTCTTCTTTCGCTCCTCGTGGACGTGGTGGATTTGGTGGTGACCGCGGTGGCCGTGGCGGTGGTCGAG GTGGTTTCGGCGACCGTGGTGGCCGTGGaggtggccgtggtggcttcggtggtcgtggaggtggccgtggtggcttTGGTGACCGTGGCGGCCGTGGAGGTGGTCGTGGTGCCCCTCGTGGTGGTCGTGGTGCCCCTcgtggtggccgtggtgCTCCTCGCGGTGGCGGCGGCGCTCGTGGTGGTGCCAAGGTTGTCATT GAGCCTCACCGTCACGCCGGTATCTTCGTCGCTCGCGGCGGTAAGGAGGACATGCTTGTGACAAAAAACCTTACGCCTGGAACTGCCGTCTACGGCGAAAAGCGCATCTCCGTTGAGGGCCCCTCAACTGAGGATGGTACCGTTACCAAGAACGAGTTCCGTGTCTGGAACCCCTTCCGTTCTAAG TTGGCCGCTGGTGTGCTGGGTGGTCTTGATGACATCTACATGAAGCCCGGCTCCAAGGTTCTTTACATCGGTGCTGCCTCCGGTACCTCCGTTTCTCACGTCGCTGATATTGTCGGACCTACCGGTAACGTCTACGCCGTTGAGTTCTCTCACCGCTCCGGTCGTGATCTGATCGGCATGGCCACTCACCGTACCAACGTTATCCCCATCGTTGAGGATGCCCGTCACCCTCTCCGTTACCGTATGCTTGTGCCCATGGTTGATGTCATCTTTGCCGATGTTGCCCAGCCCGATCAGGCCCGTATTGTCGGATTGAACGCCCACATGTTCCTCAAGGCTGAGGGTGGTGTCATTGTCTCCATCAAGGCCAACTGCATTGACAGTACAGCTAAGCCCGAGGTTGTGTTCGCTAAGGAGGTCCAGAAGATGCGTGAGGAGAAGATTAAGCCCAAGGAGCAGCTGACCCTCGAGCCTTTCGAGCGTGACCACTGTATTGTCGCTGGTATCTACAAGCGTACTGCCGCGTAA
- a CDS encoding histidinol-phosphate transaminase yields MHFAPIIICFAAISLAAPTNFLDDVYDWTEELSEFYGKVRQYIKNAKYNIRAPGACEVSKIALPSYALGLTSPSGLKPKYVALGRGTQNYTCADSTAKSTPTAIGAIARLYNATCIAANLPDLLANLPDLSYKTSLPTNEYASFLPANLELLGHHFFYDATTPEFNLNTTPKKQDGIVMTKKGGAIDAPSGAVSGKHGAVPWLYLIATDGTVGNYKSVYRVDTAAGLPPKTCKGMPAAFEMQYAANYFFFGE; encoded by the exons ATGCATTTTGCTCCCATCATCATCTGTTTTGCAGCAATATCACTTGCTGCCCCAACAAACTTCCTTGACGATGTATACGACTGGACCGAGGAACTGTCTGAATTCTATGGGAAAGTGAGGCAGTACATCAAAAACGCAAAATACAACATCAGAGCACCAGGGGCTTGCGAGGTTTCTAAGATTGCTCTGCCCTCATATGCTTTGGGATTGACCAGCCCGTCTGGCCTAAAGCCGAAATACGTTGCGCTAGGACGGGGTACCCAG AACTATACATGTGCGGACTCTACTGCCAAATCCACACCCACGGCGATAGGGGCCATTGCAAGACTCTACAATGCCACATGCATTGCAGCCAATCTCCCCGATCTCCTGGCAAACCTCCCCGACCTTTCCTACAAAACTTCCTTACCAACCAACGAATATGCCTCGTTTCTTCCCGCCAACCTCGAATTGTTGGGTCATCATTTCTTCTATGATGCCACAACCCCCGAGTTCAACTTGAACACCACACCCAAAAAGCAAGATGGCATTGTAATGACTAAAAAAGGAGGTGCAATCGATGCACCCTCAGGTGCAGTGTCAGGAAAGCACGGTGCTGTGCCTTGGCTCTATCTCATAGCTACCGATGGAACGGTGGGCAATTACAAGAGTGTCTATCGAGTCGACACTGCCGCTGGGCTCCCACCAAAGACCTGCAAGGGTATGCCAGCTGCATTTGAAATGCAATATGCTGCAAACTACTTCTTTTTTGGGGAGTAG